The Sandaracinaceae bacterium genome contains a region encoding:
- a CDS encoding sigma-70 family RNA polymerase sigma factor, producing MERMTDWRKDTYWRALKEDAPRLLNQIRQLGASEDEAKDLLQETLIRVLQARDRYDGRVPVGAFAFGFAVRVVANSRAGAARRNRFLARYATEQPPSAVDPTARYEVTERVRLALERLSFNHRAVLVALDIERMTVPELALALSMNENTLYTRHREARAKFRAALEALDRGAGG from the coding sequence GTGGAACGCATGACGGACTGGAGGAAGGACACCTATTGGCGTGCGCTGAAGGAGGACGCGCCGCGCCTGCTCAACCAGATTCGGCAGCTCGGTGCGTCCGAGGATGAGGCGAAGGACCTTCTTCAGGAGACGCTGATCCGAGTGTTGCAAGCGCGCGACCGCTATGACGGTCGAGTTCCCGTCGGTGCCTTCGCGTTCGGCTTCGCCGTTCGCGTGGTGGCCAACTCTCGGGCGGGCGCCGCGCGACGCAACCGTTTTCTCGCCCGCTACGCCACCGAACAACCACCTTCGGCAGTTGACCCCACTGCGCGCTACGAGGTCACCGAGCGGGTTCGTTTGGCCTTGGAGCGGCTTTCGTTCAATCATCGCGCAGTCCTGGTAGCGCTCGACATTGAGCGGATGACGGTTCCAGAGCTGGCTCTTGCGCTGAGTATGAACGAAAACACGCTCTATACGCGTCATCGCGAGGCGCGCGCCAAGTTTCGAGCCGCACTCGAAGCGCTCGACCGAGGTGCGGGCGGATGA